The following proteins come from a genomic window of Panicum hallii strain FIL2 chromosome 8, PHallii_v3.1, whole genome shotgun sequence:
- the LOC112903358 gene encoding CBL-interacting protein kinase 32 yields the protein MSTTKVKRRVGKYELGRTIGEGTFAKVRFAKNTETGEPVAIKILDKEKVLKHKMVEQIKREISTMKLIKHPNVVRIYEVMGSKTKIYIVLEYATGGELFDIIANHGRMREDEARRYFQQLINAVDYCHSRGVYHRDLKPENLLLDSYGNLKVSDFGLSALSQQIKDDGLLHTTCGTPNYVAPEVLEDQGYDGAMADLWSCGVILFVLLAGYLPFEDSNLMTLYKKISNAEFTFPPWTSFPAKRLLTRILDPNPMTRITIPEILEDEWFKKGYKRPEFDEKYDTTLDDVDAVFNDSEEHHVTEKKEEEPVALNAFELISMSAGLNLGNLFDAEQEFKRETRFTSKCPPKEIVRKIEEAAKPLGFDVQKKNYKLRLEKVKAGRKGNLNVATEILQVAPSLHMVEVRKAKGDTLEFHKFYKNLSKTLKDVVWKSEDLQMQPAA from the exons ATGAGTACAACCAAGGTGAAGAGACGTGTGGGTAAGTATGAGCTCGGTCGGACCATAGGTGAAGGCACATTTGCTAAGGTCAGGTTCGCAAAGAACACTGAGACAGGCGAACCGGTAGCTATCAAGATCCTAGATAAGGAGAAGGTCCTCAAGCACAAGATGGTTGAGCAG ATTAAGCGGGAAATTTCAACAATGAAGTTGATCAAGCATCCTAATGTTGTTCGCATATACGAG GTGATGGGAAGTAAAACAAAGATCTACATTGTGTTAGAATATGCTACCGGTGGCGAGCTCTTTGACATAATT GCTAACCATGGTCGAATGAGGGAAGATGAGGCAAGGAGGTACTTCCAACAATTAATCAATGCAGTTGATTATTGTCATAGCAGGGGTGTGTACCACCGGGATCTAAAA CCTGAAAATTTACTGCTCGATTCATATGGAAACCTGAAGGTCTCTGACTTTGGGCTGAGCGCGCTATCTCAGCAGATCAAG GATGATGGATTGCTGCACACAACATGTGGAACTCCGAACTATGTTGCACCAGAG GTCCTTGAAGATCAAGGCTATGACGGTGCAATGGCTGATTTGTGGTCATGTGGAGTTATCCTGTTTGTTCTGCTAGCAGGGTATTTGCCTTTTGAGGACTCTAATCTTATGACGTTATATAAGAAA ATATCAAATGCAGAATTTACATTTCCACCATGGACGTCTTTTCCTGCCAAGAGGTTGTTAACAAGAATCCTTGATCCAAATCCAATGACG AGAATAACAATCCCTGAAATATTAGAGGATGAGTGGTTCAAAAAGGGCTACAAGCGCCCGGAATTTGATGAAAAATATGACACCACATTGGATGATGTGGATGCTGTCTTCAATGATTCAGAA GAGCACCACGTgacagaaaagaaagaagaagagccagTAGCTCTGAATGCATTTGAACTGATTTCAATGTCAGCAGGCCTAAATCTTGGAAACTTATTCGACGCAGAGCAG GAATTCAAAAGAGAAACAAGGTTCACCTCAAAATGTCCACCCAAGGAAATTGTCCGCAAGATTGAGGAAGCTGCAAAACCTCTAGGATTCGATGTTCAGAAGAAAAATTACAAG TTGAGGCTCGAAAAGGTGAAAGCAGGGAGGAAAGGAAACCTCAATGTTGCTACTGAG ATACTACAAGTCGCACCCTCTCTTCATATGGTAGAAGTCCGAAAAGCAAAAGGCGACACTCTGGAATTCCATAAA TTCTACAAGAACCTTTCCAAGACCTTAAAGGACGTTGTCTGGAAATCCGAGGATCTGCAAATGCAACCTGCTGCTTAG
- the LOC112903359 gene encoding neo-calmodulin-like isoform X2 has product MDVVEQQLSKQQIEEFREAFSLFDKDGDGTITTKELGTVMGSLGQSPTEEELQEMVKEVDADGSGAIDFQEFLTLLARQMREASGADEEELREAFRVFDQDQNGFISRDELRHVLQNLGERLSDEELAEMLREADVDGDGQINYTEFAKVMLAKRRHQEMEGHGSDSDHAKTTCPSCTIL; this is encoded by the exons ATGGACGTGGTGGAGCAGCAGCTGTCCAAGCAACAGATCGAGGAGTTCCGGGAGGCCTTCAGCCTCTTCGACAAAGATGGCGACG GGACGATCACGACCAAGGAGCTGGGCACGGTGATGGGTTCGCTGGGGCAGAGCCCGACGGAGGAGGAGCTGCAGGAGATGGTGAAGGAGGTGGACGCCGACGGCAGCGGCGCCATCGACTTCCAGGAGTTCCTGACCCTCCTGGCGCGCCAGATGCGCGAGGCCAGCGGcgccgacgaggaagagctCCGCGAGGCCTTCCGCGTCTTCGACCAGGACCAGAACGGCTTCATCTCCCGCGACGAGCTCCGCCACGTCCTCCAGAACCTCGGCGAGCGCCTCTCCGACGAGGAGCTCGCCGAGATGCTCCGCGAGGCCGACGTCGACGGCGACGGCCAGATCAACTACACCGAGTTCGCAAAGGTCATGCTGGCCAA GCGAAGGCACCAGGAGATGGAAGGCCATGGGAGTGACTCAGATCACGCTAAGACCACCTGCCCCTCCTGTACAATCCTCTGA
- the LOC112903359 gene encoding neo-calmodulin-like isoform X1 → MDVVEQQLSKQQIEEFREAFSLFDKDGDGTITTKELGTVMGSLGQSPTEEELQEMVKEVDADGSGAIDFQEFLTLLARQMREASGADEEELREAFRVFDQDQNGFISRDELRHVLQNLGERLSDEELAEMLREADVDGDGQINYTEFAKVMLAKLELETAEPAMPSLLKNGYRVCRWVLAFRILQVGRQVKRRRRRHQEMEGHGSDSDHAKTTCPSCTIL, encoded by the exons ATGGACGTGGTGGAGCAGCAGCTGTCCAAGCAACAGATCGAGGAGTTCCGGGAGGCCTTCAGCCTCTTCGACAAAGATGGCGACG GGACGATCACGACCAAGGAGCTGGGCACGGTGATGGGTTCGCTGGGGCAGAGCCCGACGGAGGAGGAGCTGCAGGAGATGGTGAAGGAGGTGGACGCCGACGGCAGCGGCGCCATCGACTTCCAGGAGTTCCTGACCCTCCTGGCGCGCCAGATGCGCGAGGCCAGCGGcgccgacgaggaagagctCCGCGAGGCCTTCCGCGTCTTCGACCAGGACCAGAACGGCTTCATCTCCCGCGACGAGCTCCGCCACGTCCTCCAGAACCTCGGCGAGCGCCTCTCCGACGAGGAGCTCGCCGAGATGCTCCGCGAGGCCGACGTCGACGGCGACGGCCAGATCAACTACACCGAGTTCGCAAAGGTCATGCTGGCCAA GCTCGAATTGGAGACAGCGGAACCGGCCATGCCGTCGCTCCTGAAAAACGGATACCGCGTCTGTCGCTGGGTTCTTGCATTTCGGATCTTGCAAGTCGGCCGCCAAGTTAAACGCCGACG GCGAAGGCACCAGGAGATGGAAGGCCATGGGAGTGACTCAGATCACGCTAAGACCACCTGCCCCTCCTGTACAATCCTCTGA